From a single Phragmites australis chromosome 7, lpPhrAust1.1, whole genome shotgun sequence genomic region:
- the LOC133924130 gene encoding protein LAX PANICLE 2-like produces MVPARNLQLLRDAHGTPFGAAGLGVTTAPSHMAQEPIDRHQEPSKPPPPPPQERQADQEERHGKAEALPLQLAGHQEAAGTSGSSSGGSSGNGDWLRLGLAPASPGAGAGSQAGIFADRAGPLLSQPRTEVLPRMGMPPGSFLRQAVPGIPQASITLPAPRARLPWLPPWSAAAAPPSSLLPFAHRAFYTFGAGAGAGSSGLDTIRVVLPPAAVAAAASVWFVLQAAPRQGREPFLPQIPRSYLRIKDGRVTIRLLIKYLVSKLGLEDESEVEITCRGRPLLPFQTLQHVRDSIWCAGDAVSPSVAPDMSAANHLMILQYGRRPW; encoded by the exons ATGGTCCCGGCTCGGAACCTGCAGCTCCTCCGCGACGCGCATGGCACGCCCTTCGGCGCCGCGGGCCTTGGCGTGACCACGGCGCCGAGCCACATGGCCCAGGAGCCCATCGACAGGCACCAGGAGCCGTCCAAgcccccgccaccgccgccgcaggAGAGGCAGGCGGACCAGGAGGAGCGTCACGGGAAGGCCGAGGCGCTGCCGCTCCAGCTCGCTGGCCATCAGGAAGCTGCCGGCACCAGCGGTAGCAGCAGCGGCGGGAGCAGCGGCAACGGGGACTGGCTCCGGCTCGGCCTCGCCCCAGCGTCCCCCGGCGCTGGCGCGGGCTCGCAGGCAGGCATCTTCGCAGACCGCGCGGGGCCGCTGCTGTCGCAACCGCGGACGGAGGTGCTGCCGCGCATGGGCATGCCGCCCGGGTCCTTTCTGCGCCAGGCCGTGCCCGGCATTCCGCAGGCGTCAATAACCCTGCCTGCCCCGCGCGCTAGGTTGCCCTGGTTGCCGCCGTGGAGCGCCGCAGCGGCCCCACCGTCGTCGCTGCTTCCTTTCGCGCACCGCGCGTTCTACACgttcggcgccggcgccggcgccggctcgTCCGGACTCGATACGATCAGGGTCGTCCTGCCGCCGGCGGCCGTCGCCGCGGCCGCCAGCGTCTGGTTCGTGCTCCAGGCCGCGCCGCGCCA AGGGAGGGAGCCATTCTTGCCTCAGATTCCAAGAAGCTACTTACGGATCAA GGATGGGAGGGTGACAATCAGGTTGTTGATCAAGTACCTGGTTAGCAAGCTTGGattggaagatgaatcagag GTGGAGATCACGTGCCGAGGGCGACCGCTCCTCCCGTTCCAGACCCTGCAGCATGTCCGGGACAGCATCTGGTGCGCTGGGGACGCCGTCTCGCCGTCGGTGGCTCCGGACATGTCAGCCGCTAACCACCTCATGATTTTGCAGTATGGCAGA